From the genome of Azospirillaceae bacterium, one region includes:
- a CDS encoding GTP-binding protein produces the protein MAKAKFERTKPHCNVGTIGHVDHGKTSLTAAITKVLAKAGGATFTAY, from the coding sequence ATGGCGAAGGCGAAGTTCGAGCGGACGAAGCCGCACTGCAACGTTGGGACGATCGGTCACGTCGACCACGGCAAGACGTCGCTGACGGCGGCGATCACCAAGGTGCTGGCGAAGGCGGGCGGCGCGACGTTCACCGCGTAC